Proteins encoded together in one Cellulomonas gilvus ATCC 13127 window:
- the dnaN gene encoding DNA polymerase III subunit beta: MRFRVERDVLAEAVTWTARSLPTRPPVPVLAGVRIEADASGTIQLSSFDYEVSARSQIPADVTEPGTVLVSGRLLAEISRSLPDKPVDVSLDGTKVVVTCGASRFTLLTMPVEDYPNLPVMPPVTGTVDGDALTHAVAQVSVAASRDDTLPLLTGVRVEIEGEKVTLLATDRYRLALRELTWTPASPDISTVALVRARTLSDAAKSLGSAGSVAVSLSTGAGVDLIGFEAAGRQSTSLLVDGDYPAVRRLFPDETPIHAIVSTGQLAEAAKRVALVAERNTPIRLSFSEGQVVLDAGQGDDAQASEALTATLEGEDISVAFNPQFLADGLGALDTPFVRLSFTHPNKPVEFTGQDSLEGEDDKSYRYLLVPIRFAS; the protein is encoded by the coding sequence ATGAGGTTCCGGGTCGAGCGCGACGTTCTCGCCGAGGCCGTCACCTGGACGGCCCGCAGCCTGCCGACCCGGCCGCCCGTCCCCGTGCTGGCCGGCGTGCGGATCGAGGCGGACGCATCGGGCACCATCCAGCTCTCGAGCTTCGACTACGAGGTCTCGGCACGCTCGCAGATCCCCGCGGACGTCACGGAGCCCGGGACGGTCCTGGTCTCGGGCCGCCTGCTGGCCGAGATCTCGCGCTCGCTGCCGGACAAGCCGGTCGACGTGTCGCTCGACGGCACCAAGGTGGTCGTGACCTGCGGTGCGAGCCGCTTCACGCTGCTCACCATGCCGGTCGAGGACTACCCGAACCTCCCGGTGATGCCGCCGGTGACCGGCACGGTCGACGGCGACGCGCTCACGCACGCGGTCGCGCAGGTCTCGGTCGCGGCCAGCCGCGACGACACGCTCCCGCTGCTCACGGGCGTGCGCGTCGAGATCGAGGGCGAGAAGGTCACGCTCCTGGCCACGGACCGCTACCGCCTCGCGCTGCGTGAGCTCACGTGGACCCCCGCGTCGCCCGACATCTCGACCGTCGCGCTCGTCCGTGCGCGCACGCTCTCGGACGCGGCGAAGTCGCTCGGCAGCGCCGGCTCGGTCGCGGTGAGCCTCTCCACGGGTGCGGGTGTGGACCTCATCGGGTTCGAGGCTGCGGGACGGCAGTCCACGAGCCTGCTCGTCGACGGCGACTACCCCGCGGTGCGCCGTCTGTTCCCCGACGAGACGCCGATCCACGCGATCGTGTCGACGGGTCAGCTCGCGGAGGCCGCCAAGCGTGTCGCGCTCGTCGCGGAGCGCAACACCCCGATCCGCCTGAGCTTCTCCGAGGGTCAGGTGGTGCTCGACGCCGGTCAGGGCGACGACGCGCAGGCGTCCGAGGCGCTCACGGCGACGCTCGAGGGTGAGGACATCTCGGTCGCGTTCAACCCGCAGTTCCTCGCGGACGGGCTCGGCGCGCTCGACACCCCGTTCGTGCGGCTGTCGTTCACGCACCCGAACAAGCCGGTCGAGTTCACGGGTCAGGACTCGCTCGAGGGCGAGGACGACAAGAGCTACCGCTACCTGCTGGTCCCGATCCGCTTCGCCAGCTGA
- the gnd gene encoding phosphogluconate dehydrogenase (NAD(+)-dependent, decarboxylating), with translation MKIGLVGLGKMGANMRERLRRAGIEVVGFDRNPEVTDVDSLADLVEALPQGERVVWVMVPSGPVTDGVITELAGLLAPGDAVIDGGNSYYQDDVPHAELLAAHGIGFLDAGVSGGVWGLENGYGLMVGGDAALVERVMPVFDALRPPGERVDGFVHAGTVGAGHYAKMVHNGIEYGLMQAYAEGYELLAAKDLVTDVHGTMRAWTQGTVVRSWLLELLVRALEEDPGLAAIDDWVEDSGEGRWTVDEAIDLAVPAPVISAALFARFASRQGESPAMKAVAALRQQFGGHAVKPAP, from the coding sequence ATGAAGATCGGTCTGGTGGGCCTGGGCAAGATGGGCGCCAACATGCGCGAGCGCCTGCGGCGCGCGGGCATCGAGGTGGTCGGTTTCGACAGGAACCCCGAGGTCACGGACGTGGACTCGCTGGCGGACCTGGTCGAGGCGCTGCCGCAGGGTGAGCGCGTGGTGTGGGTCATGGTGCCGTCGGGACCCGTGACGGACGGCGTCATCACCGAGCTCGCGGGCCTGCTGGCACCGGGCGATGCGGTGATCGACGGCGGCAACTCGTACTACCAGGACGACGTCCCGCACGCGGAGCTGCTCGCCGCGCACGGGATCGGGTTCCTGGACGCGGGTGTCTCAGGCGGAGTGTGGGGGCTCGAGAACGGGTACGGCCTGATGGTGGGCGGCGACGCCGCGCTGGTCGAGCGGGTCATGCCGGTGTTCGACGCGCTGCGCCCGCCCGGTGAGCGCGTGGACGGGTTCGTGCACGCGGGCACGGTCGGCGCCGGCCACTACGCGAAGATGGTGCACAACGGCATCGAGTACGGGCTGATGCAGGCGTACGCCGAGGGCTACGAGCTGTTGGCGGCGAAGGACCTGGTCACGGACGTGCACGGCACCATGCGCGCGTGGACGCAGGGCACCGTCGTGCGCTCGTGGCTGCTCGAGCTGCTGGTCCGCGCGCTCGAGGAGGACCCCGGCCTGGCCGCGATCGACGACTGGGTCGAGGACTCGGGCGAGGGCCGGTGGACGGTGGACGAGGCGATCGACCTCGCGGTGCCGGCACCCGTCATCTCGGCCGCGCTGTTCGCGCGGTTCGCCTCGCGGCAGGGCGAGTCACCCGCGATGAAGGCGGTCGCGGCGCTGCGTCAGCAGTTCGGCGGCCACGCCGTCAAGCCCGCGCCCTGA
- the recF gene encoding DNA replication/repair protein RecF (All proteins in this family for which functions are known are DNA-binding proteins that assist the filamentation of RecA onto DNA for the initiation of recombination or recombinational repair.), whose amino-acid sequence MYVAHLHLTDFRSYPHVELALDPGITAFVGPNGQGKTNLVEAVGYVATLSSHRVPTDAAMVRAGTARAVVGTKVVRELEPGRPRATVVEVEITPGKANRARVNGGSPVRARDVLGILRTVLFAPEDLALVKGDPDGRRRFLDELLVQLVPRTAATVADYERVLRQRSALLKSAAAAARNRQGADLRTLDVWDGKLAQLGARIVVERRRLVAALAPLVAEAYEQVSAGQGAAVITYRASLDSALEDQSPAPLDAPAELVEAQLLEAMGRLRPKEIERGVCLVGPHRDDLVLTLADLPAKGYASHGESWSFALALRLASWRVLTEGAGHEGPDDEPVLILDDVFAELDARRRERLATLVAPARQVLITAAVAQDVPEPLAGARVDVMGGEVARVL is encoded by the coding sequence ATGTACGTCGCGCACCTGCACCTGACCGACTTCCGGTCGTACCCGCACGTCGAGCTCGCGCTCGACCCTGGGATCACGGCGTTCGTCGGCCCGAACGGCCAGGGCAAGACGAACCTCGTCGAGGCGGTCGGCTACGTGGCGACGCTCAGCAGCCACCGCGTCCCCACGGACGCCGCGATGGTGCGGGCGGGCACGGCGCGCGCGGTCGTGGGCACCAAGGTCGTCCGCGAGCTCGAACCGGGGCGTCCGCGCGCCACGGTGGTCGAGGTCGAGATCACCCCGGGCAAGGCGAACCGCGCGCGCGTCAACGGCGGCAGCCCGGTGCGCGCGCGGGACGTGCTCGGGATCCTGCGCACGGTCCTGTTCGCGCCCGAGGACCTCGCGCTGGTCAAGGGTGACCCGGACGGGCGGCGCCGGTTCCTCGACGAGCTGCTGGTCCAGCTCGTGCCGCGCACCGCGGCGACGGTCGCGGACTACGAGCGCGTGCTGCGGCAGCGGTCGGCGCTGCTCAAGTCCGCGGCCGCGGCGGCGCGCAACCGGCAGGGTGCGGACCTGCGCACGCTCGACGTGTGGGACGGCAAGCTCGCGCAGCTGGGCGCGCGCATCGTGGTCGAGCGCCGACGACTGGTCGCCGCGCTCGCCCCGCTGGTCGCCGAGGCGTACGAGCAGGTCAGCGCGGGTCAGGGCGCCGCCGTGATCACCTACCGGGCCTCGCTCGACAGCGCGCTCGAGGACCAGTCCCCTGCCCCGCTGGACGCGCCGGCCGAGCTCGTCGAGGCACAGCTGCTCGAGGCGATGGGGCGGCTGCGGCCCAAGGAGATCGAGCGCGGGGTGTGCCTGGTGGGTCCGCACCGGGACGACCTGGTGCTGACGCTCGCCGACCTGCCGGCCAAGGGGTACGCGAGCCATGGCGAGTCCTGGTCGTTCGCGCTGGCGCTGCGGCTCGCGTCCTGGCGCGTGCTGACCGAGGGTGCCGGGCACGAGGGTCCGGACGACGAGCCCGTGCTCATCCTGGACGACGTGTTCGCCGAGCTCGACGCGCGCCGCCGCGAGAGGCTCGCGACGCTCGTCGCACCCGCGCGCCAGGTGCTCATCACGGCGGCGGTCGCCCAGGACGTCCCCGAACCGCTGGCCGGAGCGCGCGTGGACGTCATGGGCGGTGAGGTCGCGCGTGTCCTCTAG